The genomic region TGAATTTCATGTGCATGTACATAGTGTGAATTTTGGGCAGATCTGGTTCTCTGGCCACAGAGCACACATGCAAAATTCGAAAGGAAAGGCCTTTCCTAAATATCTTACAGAGGGAATGGGACTAAATTGAGTTGGTAATGGAATGTGCATCTCAACCTTAATAATGGAGAGGCAGTCGGAACTGGAGTATCAAGAGGGAACTGTTCAGTAAAACTCACCTTTGTTTTTATTCCTCTAGGTGATGTGTTCCATGTAACACTGCCCAACAAGCTAACCTTTGAAGAAGCTAAGAAGCAGTGTGTGAAAAGGGATGCAGTTCTTGCTACAGTTGGGGACCTGCATGCTGCCTGGAGGAATGGCTTTGACCAATGTGActatggctggctggctgatggCAGTGTGCGTTATCCTGTGTCTGTGGCTAGAATCCAGTGTGGAGGAGGTTTACTTGGGGTGAGAACCCTGTATCGCTATGAGAACCAAACAGGCTTCCCCTACCCACATAGCAAGTTTGATGCCTACTGCTTTAAACGTAAGCTATTTTTATTATGATTTTAAGAATGCATTTCAGTCACAAAAGGGTTTAACCTGCCATTTTGCTTGACTCTGTTCCTTACAGAGCATGTATATTGTAACAAAAGCATTTCATTACTGTGGCTTTACAGAACAAACAAAGAATCCAAACAGAAACAACtctgttaaaataacattaaggaCAAGGCAAGGCACTATGGAGAGAGGAAATGTTCAGATAAGGTTCATCTGTGCCCTGTTGTTCCTCAACAGTGGGGCACACATTTTTCAACAGCCTCCCATGGTTTACTGGATTTCCTAGTGCTGTGGAATTGTAGGTGATGCAGTGCCTGGCTGAAGTGTGGCTGAGTTAAGGCATCAAGGCCTGATCTTGCAACCCATCATGACAGTGGTATTCTTTTTGATTGACGTCAATAAAATCCTTATTTCCATGActagtcccattaaagttaagGAATAATAAGTATTTGCATGAGTAAACATTGAAGTGCTGGGCCTTTAATTCAGGACTTCTGGTTTCAGTGACAGTAAGCCACACCCACCCAGTAtgtcactccatccccctctcgTGGAGGCTGGGTCACATATAgaggttgatgagcctgctacagagCTAGGTCCTTAGCTCAATCAATAGAGTTTTATGATCCCAATAGCCCAGTTCAACCCCCATGACATGTTGCCTGCTCTCAACtctaactgaagtcagtgggagctgaagatGCTCAGCACATTGCTGTACAGGGTGCtcttgttttttgtatttttaaatagtttttttcccTACTGTTTGTGGGTCAGATCTTACAAAACTTTGCTCACAGcaatagtctcattgacttcagaggcaCTACATGCTTAAATAAAGACTATATATTCATGCAGGATTGGTCCCTTACTCATCTTTACAACTCAAATGGGAGATGACTCAATATATTTGCAATTTGTTTGTTTACGATCATTTTAAAGtataatgggtgaaattcaccctgttgTGGAGGGACTGCAGAAGACTCTCCAATAGGTTGGAATAGTGACTGTTTTGGGGAGGTGGTTGTTTGAACTGAAGGCTGGAAGCCTATTCTCAGTTAGAACATAGGATTTCACCTCCCCAGCCCAGTTGCTATTCACTCACATAGAGTCTGGCTACTGGGCATTAGATGTatagagtgaatttcaccctatgaaAATAGAATTTGTATTTTGCACTTTGTCCTTTGTCCTTTcaggaagttttttttaaagcaaattttgacATACCCAGGGCTTATAAATATCCTTCACAAAAATTTGCATGGGGtcactgtttttttaaatttgcttttgtGTATTTGCACAGGGGCTCACACCATCTGGTCCATTAGATTTAGACCTTACTCAGCCCTCTCCTTACTCATCACTTGCTCAGGAAAATCTCCTACTGATCATTGAAGAATTACAGCTTGTTCCTGCCAGGTACTGAGCACCAAGGAGACCTGGGTGAAATTTGCAAGTTGGATTGACCAAAACATTTTCCAAATTCATGTTGAATTCAAAACAATTGTTTTGATTAGGattaaaaaaagagctagataagttcatggaggataggtccatcaatggctattaaccaggatgggcaggcattctctccctagcctctgtttgccagaagctgggagtgtgcgaccagggatggatcacttgatgaattacctgttctgttcattccctctgaagcatctgccattggccactgtcggaagacaggatactgagttagatggacccttggtctgacccagtatggctgttcttatgattggaagaaaaagaaaccgcaatgaaaagtttcaatttttcaattcaaaatgacttatcattttgaaatttacttcaattttgttagtaaaataaaaaaaattaaaagctcaaaagtgaaatgaaatattttatttcaggtcaaacaaaatgtttcatttgatgcTAAACAAAAGTTTAACTTTTcagctttccaaaaatttcaaaaaaaattaatttggagttgactcaaaataatttttttcaattttttggaaTGGCCAGTAAACCGAAAAATTAGTTATTCACATAGCTCTACTTCTGAGAGGGGATGGGTACCTTCAAATCCCTTAAATATCAATGGGAGAGCATCAGCTCCTCTGAGTAGGCATCTGGcatgatcaggcccttaatgagtACAGAATAAggctcaaacacacacacacgtatatttGTTTCCATAAACAAAGAGGGAGGTAACTAGTGAATGCTATGTCATCAGATTGTAGCATTTGGTTTTATTTAGTACTGATGCAATATTGAATGCAATTCAAAATGTTAGAGAAAACTTTTTGAAGCAATTCACTGTATCTCCAAACCATAttagttttgtttgttgtttttcatgTAAAAGGGTTTAAGCTATACATTGTCTTTTTTGGTTTGCAAATTAATAAAATCTTTACATCTGTGAACATTGTCCAAAacacaaaagcaaagaaaaaaaaccccagtgACCGCATGCAAATTCTTGTGAAGGATATTAATATTTACATGGCTCCTCAAGGACTGTGCACCTGCTTGCCTTTCTTCCCTTATAGAGCCAGGATCCAaaaagggggcaggggaaaggaggagaagcTAAGAACCTACCCAACCTCTGAATCAACCTGCAAAACAAGACCAGCATACTAGCAGCAGTCCCCTCTGATGGAGAGTGAAATTGCTCACTCTTTGTATACAAGAGTCAACACTAGAGAgattgtggcaccttatagactaacagatgtattggagcataaactttcgtgggtgaatacccactttgtcatacacattcacccacgaaagcttatgttccaatacatctgttagtctataagatgccacaggactctgttgcgttttacagatccagactaacacggctacccctctgatactagagagATTGTGACATAGTTAATAATCTCTCTATTGCTCTCCCTAAGGTGAGACGACTCCACACTGCTCTCAGGACTGAGGCTTAAATGTCACAGTCTAGCTCAGTGTGTCACATGAAAATGCAATataccagtgattctcaaacttttatactaGTGACCCTTTTCATATAGtaagcctctgaatgcgaccccccccatataaattaaaaacactttttaatatatttaacaccattataaatactgaaTGCAAAGCAGGGTCTGGGGTaggggctgacagctcatgaccccccatgtagtaacctcgtgaccccctgaggggtcccgacccccagtttaagaacccctgtaATATACAGTCACTGTGAGGCTCTGTGTGATACAATAAGCCCTGATCTGAAGCTCAGACACAACTGTTCCATATGAAACTGGTTAAGAGCACTCCTTTGTAGCAGTCACCACACTGCAATCTTGGTTTCTTAAAACCTTGCACAAAACCTCAGTACAATGCTTAGTGCTCTGTCAGTATTTTCATAATGTATCTTGTTATGTTTTTCCCCTAATACTTGAATACTGACATTTATGGGACTTGTGTTAATGAAAAGTAACTTTAAAGAATTGTTACATTCATTTATTAGATCAGAGACTGCTAATTGGAAACACACAGCGTTCCTCTGTGGCAAAATCAAACAGAGTTATCTAGGTAGCGCCAGTGCCTAAAGTCTGCAAAACAGATCGTAGTATCGTTGAAAGCAGTGGTGTCACATTTTTACTGTGTCCCAGTAAACTTTCCTCTGCCTGATAGATttgaaagccagaagggaccattatgatcatctaatctgaccccctatgtaacacaggctatagaacttcccctaaataattcctagagaagatcttttagaaaaacatccaatactgatttaaaaatggtaagtgatggaaaatccatcatGACCCTGAGAAActtgttccattggttaattacccttactgtcaaaaatgtatgccttttttccagtcagaatttgtctagcttcaacttccagccattggattgtattatacctttctctgttagagtgAAGAgcttgttattaaatatttgttccccatgtagatacttatagacaaTCCAGTCACCATTAaagcttctctttgttaagttaagtagactgaggtccttgagtctatcactataagccATGTTTTCTGGTCCTTCAcccattctcatggctcttctctgaaccctcttcaaatTACCAACATCCTTATTGTAtactgggcaccagaactggacataatattctagcagcagtcacaccagtgccaaatccagaggtaaaataacttctctactccttctcaagattcccctgtctatgcatcccagaatcacattagctcctttggccacagcatcacattggatGCTCATGTTCAGCTCCCAAATCTTTCTCGTACAACTGCCTGAAAGCCAGtgatttaactttttgaatgttATGCACATTATGCATTTAGTATGAAGTGAAATGGCAATGATTAAGTACCTCAGTTTACCACTTTCACTCATGCTGAGTAATATCCTCTGTGACTTTGAGTAGTCCAACTGGAATCTGTGGGACACATGTAAACATATGCTTCTCCACTCCAGAAAGGATGGCTGACTCTGGCCCTTGTGGAGGCAGCTAGTGGATTCGATTTTTCAAATGCTCCAAAGCAGCAGATCTGTGCCAAAGGAGGCATCTGTCTTAATCATTATCAAAACAAACCTTGTATTTAAAAAAGGAGACACTTCTTTCTTCAGCTCAGCATGAAGTCTTTATTGTGATTCAAACTCTCCTTGGTGGAAATTCTATATATATTGAATTTAATTTTGCAATTAAAGTTAGAAGAAACCTCCAAACCACATTCTGAAGATTGCTAGTCTAAAAACTGAATTAAAtagggtgtttttattttttaaaatatataaactaGAAACCTGGACAATAGATTTAAATTACAAAGCACAATTTATTAGCTTCAGATAAAATCACGAGCCAAGAAAAAATCTATCTATAGTACAGTTAAGTTTAAGATTTACTTAGTTTGCTTTCCAGTTGCAAAACCATATTATACTTGACTCTGGAAAATAAAATTGGCTCAGACTAATAATTTGAGATTTGAAGTCTAaaatcttgttttttaaaaataagagatCATTACTTTGAtcatgacatttttttttttgctctacaGAAACCATATGGCttattatcttttattttcttcttggtTGCTTACAGATCTCTCTGAAGTCTTCTTGAAGTTTAACCTCTGTTAATTGTTTTATTGTGTTTATTTCCTACAGCTCATGTTTAGTCCCTTATTCTGCAAGGTTCTTAAGATCATGCCTAAAGTGTTGACTTTGACCgtagagttaagcatgtgctccaGTACTTTGCTGCATCAGGGCTATCATCAAAAACGTCTTTTATTTGTTAAAAGCTAAGATTGCTTTTGGTGGGAGAGGGAATGTTAAAAAAGCATTAATTACAAAGCAAAATTTGCAGAACACTGATGCTCAGCTGCAGTGGAACAAAATATGATTTCAGCCAAAAGTGACTTCATTTCTAGTGGATACTGGTTTTATGACCACTCATTACAGAGaggaaaagggttttttttcttctcttaggGCTTGATtgaaaatccactgaagtctgtgggggtctttccattgacttcattaggcttTATATCAGGCCCTTAATACTGCAGTAGCTAGAAAGTAAATCATGGACTACTTTTTTTTATTGATCATTGATTGGAGTATGgaggtttatttcttttttgaCTCGCTTCAAAAAGTGGACTTGATGAGCTTCTGCATGGGCATGTTTGCTGGGCATGTTTCATAAGGTACTGATGTAGTATAAGGCCCTAATTCATCTAGATACTTAAGTACTGTAGGTCTCAGCTTAATCATGTGAgtagttctattgatttcaaagggactattcaagtgcttaaagttagagACATGCTTAAGTATCTTGTTGAACTGGGGCCTAAGTATCCTGAAAAATGTAGAAATACTTATTTGTAAAATGTAAGTAAAATTAATATTGTCTGCCTCTAGAGAGTAAATTAGAGATACATTTCTTATTAAACTTCTCAGTTTGTGGTCTCAAAGTTAAAGCATTTTATTCTCAAGCCATATAGTGTGTTTTCCTAGATAAAATTATTAGGTCTTAATATAACTCCACCATTTTAATGACCTTATTTAAACAACAGTGAAGAAGAGGGAATAAAGCTGTTCCAGAGTGAAAGCATAAAGTAAACAGTTGGAGAATGAAAAAGTACAGCATCTCTACCAATTCACAGACGTCCATCCAAAATCAACTTCATTCAGGTTGTTCTTAATATAAAAGGAATCAATTGAAAGCAATACAAGATAGCCTTTGATGTAAGCAGCAGTTGTTGAGATAATTTGCTTTCTTGCTGCTAAAAGATTCATGCATTTTATTAGGAAAATCTGTCTCATGGCTTACATCAGAAGAAGCACAAAGAAGACAGCCTCTTGAACACATGGTGCAAGGAGTACAGTAATGCAAAACATCTGGATAGAGAAGCAACCAGTTAAAACTGGAGTTGGAACCTATTAAAaaatcaaccttttttttttttttgtacaaggCAGAAAGAAATGCTGGTAGATGTCTTCACTAAGAAGAAGCATCTGTGTCTCAGCTAATTCTTCTCAGTTAAGTTTACAAATCTGAATCATGTCCATGAAAAATGTATACATCATATTAGTGATAAGGCACTTACCTAGTATAGCTGAAACAATCCTAGAGATGGTGTAAATCGGCACTGCTCCTTGGATTTCAGTTTGCaccagcagaaaatttggccACCTATCTATAAACTGAATAGAATTTATATtgtattcttcttcttctttaggAAACTAAATGTTTGTTTGTTAGAGTTGGTCAATTAGTAATTGCTGAACCAAATATCTGATGCATTTGGccttatttttttttggtttgtttatttctGCTCCCTCACTGAATGTCTGAAAGTTTTTATCATGAGATTAGCAGTTAATAAGTAATGAATAGTAAGTAACTGCATATCAGGCATGAATTTGTTAAACTTTTAAgatttgcaaacattttaatgaaaacctGGCAGTCACCTAAAAAGTCACAAATAACTAGTATTACAAAGCTATCAAATAGTGGTGAATCACATTCTATTTCTTTATTCATAAATATATTTTGATGCTggctttattttctatttttccccACCTCTATTTAATGttaatattctttaaaataaacaataaactTTGTTCCCACTGGAACAGATGTTAATTAGAGAATAGCTCATACCAGAACCTTGTATCCAAACACCCCCAAACTTCTGGCTTCTGATCCAAACTTAATGAATGGATCTAACTCCGTATTGGGTATGGACCAAGCCCTTGGATCCTAATGCTCTGAACTTTGatgaagtttggatctggatttggATACATCTGACTGACCACCTCTTTGTCCATTTCAGCATATAATCTAAAAGTTTAACTGTAAgggcaacatttcaaaattaggTGTGTGAAACTTCAGACCTACATTTGTGTAGACCTAGTTTATGCACACAAATATCTTATATGCATGAACAAATGCCTacgccctggtctacacttggtaTAACTACATGGTTGCTCAGGGGAGTGGAGTGCTTCTCCCATCGTCATAGCAATTGCCTCTCAGGGAGGCAGAGtatctacaccaatgggagaagctcttctgttGGCAAAAAGTAGTTATCTTCATTAAGTGCTACAGaggcgcagctgcaccagtgcagctgtacCATTTCAgtgttgtaagtgtagacaaaccctgagagACATCTAATTAGCCATGTGCATGTGAAAATACCTGATATGTACATATGTATTGGGTACTCTTGAGCATTAAACAAATGGATGTGCTCAATTTGCATATTCCTATATTCTGCCTTAACTTCTTCCCCTTCTCTGCCTGTCCCATTACCTGTTCTAACAATTTTTCCCTTTGCTCTTAAATTCTGGATGTCTTAGTGGATAGTAGATTCTTCTTTGCTCCATCCTTTGGAATATCTCCTTTCTGTAAATGTGATTCTCTGAATCTTATCTCAAACCTCATCTTtctccctgacccctgaccctcAAGTAGGAATGATAAAATTTTCATATCATATGCTGAGTCTTTGAGTTTCCCTGAGCTCATTCATTAACTCTGAAACCCAGCTTTTGGCCTTTGTGCCTGTCTTCCTAAAACATTGTAACTATATAAATTTCTTGCATGTTTGTGTAAGGATTTTAATTACCTGATTAGATACTTAGCAATGCTTTCATATGAAAGAGGCTGTAGGTTCAATTGTGTTGTGCTGGGATAGTTAGTGCTGACATATTTATGTACTAAAAATCTTGAAATTGTCTATGTCCTAATGGTGACTCTAAAGGCCATACTCCACTCTTGATCCACAACTGCTGTCCCCTTATTGTTTTGGTGttttaaagggcctgatcctgttgtCCTTTCATATATAATGCTCCCAGTTTTGTGTGTGAAGGGAAGCAGGATTATgcctttttaaagtgttttccaAAAGTCAACTTCATTGCAATACAAGGTTTCTGATCCTACCTGTGGGTATTTTTTGGACCTCGGTGGACTATTGTTCTTGCTTTCAGACCTAATCTAAATGCCTCGGAGTATAGTTTACATGGATTACAGCAAATCTTGTGACATTATAATACAGTGTTTTAGGGTGGCATGTTAGTTTCTATTGCCTAAGCACACTCCTGTGCTGTCAGGGTTCCTTTTTGTGATTTGTAATTATGTGCTGAAAATATACTGAGCTGGTATTTTACTTCCTGTTATACATGTGAATTGTATGCTAAAGTAAGCCTTGAAAAAACACCCATGACATTTGCAATACAACTAATACATAGCATAGCATAAAGGCACCAGGGGAAATGGGAAACATCTCTTCCTTTAACTGGGAGTTGGCAAGAGTATGAAATGAAAGATTCAAATTCAACATTTCAGTCAGTACAATAAAGAGcaatatgtttgtattttgttgaCATTATGTTGTATGAAGACCTCTGATAATGTTAATATAGCACCATGAAACTAATATTACTGACTTTGCTTTTTTGCtcctgcttttgttgttgttcagcaAGGCAAGAGATTCCCTCCCCCAGGTCTGAGGATGCTGCCCTCACAGCACTTCCAGCTCAGGGAGCCAAAGACAGGACTTTTATGAATAATATTGTATCCTAAACTAAAAGTAATAACATTTAATTTCCTTCCGTTACTTAAAAACACTCAATAGCATctctaaattaaaacaaaacaaaacctgggAGACAAATACTTTGGCTAAAGGCAAATTAATTAAAGCCATTCAGTGAAAAAATACTGTTCTCACCTTCAGCCCTAATCTAGTGTATAGTGTATGAACTCAAGCAAATCTTGTGACATTGTAATACATTGTTTTTATGCTGGTATTTAAAGCTGTACTGAATTCATAACCTTTCTCTAAAACATTTTGTCGCTTTCATTCATTCTGTTCAGGTTTAACATTTAGTTTGCCTCAGAAAAGTATAAAGATGGGTTTATTTATACCCTTTCTAACTGATTCTTTAACATCTTTTTTTAGGTAAACAAAATATATCAGAGTCTGCATCTGTTGAGCTGGACATTCCTATGAAAAGTGGGCCAGCCAATCTGTCAACAGAACTAAAAACAATACCTGGCATAGCTACTCTTAAACCCGATATCTCTGATAGTTTAATCACTGAATCAGTTGTCACCAAAACAAAGATCCCATCTTTGGAAAAAGTGATCCTGGAAAGCAAAAAGGAAGATCCAATACTAACTACCAGAGGGGGTGAGAAAAAAGAAGAGCAGATGCCTAAAGAGAACATTAAGTTAACCACTATTCTACCTCAGATTGTCACAGATGGCAAAGTAGATACTTCTGAATCATTGGACATGACTAAAGCTGATGCTACACCTAGGCTAGCAGTGAGTACACCTATACAAAAGGAGTTGGAGCACACTTATTCTGCAGCAGAATTATCTAAGAAATCAGATATGTCTAAAATCAGAGAGGAAGTTTATTTGTCCTCAATCATTTCAGAACATAGAGCAGCTACAAGTGCGATTCCCACATCACTTCCAATCACAGATTCATGGGAAGATGTTGAAATTGAAaatacacaaactgttgaaagtCAGACTGAACAAATAGAGGTGGGCCCAATGAGAACATTGGCAAATGCCTCAGTGCAAACCCCTGTGAGAGAGTTTGCTGAAACAGAAGGGTCAATCATCTTAGAAAAAACTAGAGAGACAGAATTGAGAACAATTGATGTTACAGCCCCCTATATCACAGCAGTTATTCCTGATTCTGATAAGGACAAAACAGACCCTAAGGGACATGTTGCTAGTGAGAAATTCACACTTGCTCCTCAAGTTTCAAGCACTCCACTACCTACTGataaaaatcaggaaaatgtgacaGAAGATTTGCTTCATTATGTGAAAACATATGGAGCTTTAAGAACAGGAGATGGTATCTCTGGAATGGAAATTTCTACAGCTTCTCCAAGGCAAATTTATATTGTAGAACATACAAAGCACCCTGAAGCAGCAATTTCAACAGCAAAAGATAAAACTAAGATAAGTGTTGagcaaacagaaacaaaaactgATGAAGAACTTAAAGCTATATCAGCTGATATAGATCGGGGTAAAGATATTACAAGTGTCTACCCCACTCGCAGAGCTATAGAACTGGAAGTGATCACAGTATCAAAAATATCGCTGGATGAAAGCAATGCAACAATAAAACCCTTTCTGCCATCGGTGCCAGCATCAAAAGCTACAAAATTACCAACTGCCAGGCCCCCTGTCAAGGAAGTGAGTGACAAAGTACAACCGACAGAAGGTTTTACAGAACATGCAGATGTTGTTTCAAGGTATCATGATACTATGAGAACATTTGCTCCTAGACCAGAAATGaaaccagaagagaccactgaaAAAGCACTATTTACTGAAGACCTTACATTTACAGATAAAGAGGTCACAAAATATGCAGTCAGGGAGGGTGGCCAGATAAGTAGTGGAACAATCATTAAAGAAGAATCATCTGCAATGACATCCACTACTGTAAAAGCATATGAAAAAAAGGTTGTACCTAGTGCAGGAACAGGAGGGCAACAAGATGATTTGACTGAGGAAGGAAGTACTATCGAGCAGGACCAAGATCTAGGAATCTCCAGAGCAATAACTACAATTCACCCACATGTGGAAACTCAAGATACAGAAGGAACAGTATTTCAAAAGGAACACTCTACCAAAGGTGAAGCTATGGTACAAATGGTTACTGCCACAGAGTCCACAGCATCCATTTCTAAAATGGATGTGACACCTACTCAAGTACACGTGGAAACAGATGATCAGGAAGTTGTATCTAAATCTGAATCTGCTCAGACAACTATTACTGAAAGACAAGATGTGATCCAAATTACTGAAGAAACAGTGGAAGGAAAACCATATGGAATTACTATAGAGCAATTGGTTACTGCCACTGATTCTACTGCAACTACTTCTAAGGTGTCTGTGACATTTGTTCAAATATATGAACAAAAGACAACTTTAGAACCTGAATTGGCTCACAC from Chrysemys picta bellii isolate R12L10 chromosome 6, ASM1138683v2, whole genome shotgun sequence harbors:
- the VCAN gene encoding versican core protein isoform X4, encoding MLLNIKSVLWMCSTLVVTYALHKVKVEKSPPVKGSLSGRATLPCFFSTLPTLPPSYNNTSEFLRIKWSKVEQDKTGKDVKETTVLVAQNGNIKIGQGYKGRVSVPTHPENIGDASLTMVKLRASDAGVYRCDVMYGIEDTQDVISLAVDGVVFHYRAATSRYTLNFQHAQQACLNNGAVIANPDQLKAAYEDGFEQCDAGWLSDQTVRYPIRQPRIGCYGDKMGKEGVRTYGFRLPNETYDVYCYVDHLEGDVFHVTLPNKLTFEEAKKQCVKRDAVLATVGDLHAAWRNGFDQCDYGWLADGSVRYPVSVARIQCGGGLLGVRTLYRYENQTGFPYPHSKFDAYCFKRKQNISESASVELDIPMKSGPANLSTELKTIPGIATLKPDISDSLITESVVTKTKIPSLEKVILESKKEDPILTTRGGEKKEEQMPKENIKLTTILPQIVTDGKVDTSESLDMTKADATPRLAVSTPIQKELEHTYSAAELSKKSDMSKIREEVYLSSIISEHRAATSAIPTSLPITDSWEDVEIENTQTVESQTEQIEVGPMRTLANASVQTPVREFAETEGSIILEKTRETELRTIDVTAPYITAVIPDSDKDKTDPKGHVASEKFTLAPQVSSTPLPTDKNQENVTEDLLHYVKTYGALRTGDGISGMEISTASPRQIYIVEHTKHPEAAISTAKDKTKISVEQTETKTDEELKAISADIDRGKDITSVYPTRRAIELEVITVSKISLDESNATIKPFLPSVPASKATKLPTARPPVKEVSDKVQPTEGFTEHADVVSRYHDTMRTFAPRPEMKPEETTEKALFTEDLTFTDKEVTKYAVREGGQISSGTIIKEESSAMTSTTVKAYEKKVVPSAGTGGQQDDLTEEGSTIEQDQDLGISRAITTIHPHVETQDTEGTVFQKEHSTKGEAMVQMVTATESTASISKMDVTPTQVHVETDDQEVVSKSESAQTTITERQDVIQITEETVEGKPYGITIEQLVTATDSTATTSKVSVTFVQIYEQKTTLEPELAHTAITEGQDVDIITEGSAYDEIRTTTEVFVPGINISDYEKVLASGETTTGTIQLVLSPKVDAVTEHKVKTTEFMPVPPITETEVDEGGVPRIKKENETEDSSVVSWESELPSHTVPTSPSAPEGITHQIEKSTSVEKVENFTTHSLEGSGILEEAKGTEPIIFSTIGTDKTTVLSAVDKIQPTSTTKSFVTKTPRPKIDREDEEETSIDMIYCMDLITKYIHTQ